In Allomuricauda ruestringensis DSM 13258, the following proteins share a genomic window:
- a CDS encoding amidohydrolase, translated as MKKILALALCSASLSMYAQDHGLEKDIAAVESKVIEWRRDMHQHPELSNREFKTAEKIAAHLKSLGIEVQTGVAHTGVVGLLKGDHPGKVVALRADIDALPVTERNDLPFKSEVTSEYLGEEVGVMHACGHDTHIAIMMGTAEVLAKNKDKIHGTIKFIFQPAEEGAPPGEEGGAALMVKEGVLENPKVDAIYGLHIGSYLPVGHIAYKPGGALAAAQRFVVKIKGKQSHGSQPWGGIDPIFVASKIVDGYQSIISRELELTKEAAVITVGKISGGVRNNIIPESAELIGTIRTLDYDMQKQVNDRMIEMAETIAKAYRAEATVEIAKGVPITYNDTDLTAASLPSLQEVAGAENVHLIKAITGAEDFSFYQEKIPGFFYILGGKDPNAGPDEHFPHHTPDFKIDDSGLQLGVKAMTEIALDYLDRSK; from the coding sequence ATGAAGAAAATTTTAGCGCTTGCCCTTTGTTCCGCAAGTTTATCCATGTATGCCCAAGACCATGGGCTGGAAAAAGACATCGCCGCTGTCGAATCCAAAGTAATCGAATGGCGACGCGATATGCACCAACACCCCGAACTGAGTAACAGAGAGTTCAAAACGGCTGAAAAAATCGCCGCTCATTTAAAATCTTTGGGTATCGAAGTACAAACAGGGGTTGCCCATACGGGTGTAGTCGGACTTTTAAAAGGAGACCACCCCGGAAAAGTCGTTGCCCTTAGAGCTGATATTGATGCATTGCCTGTTACCGAAAGAAATGACCTTCCCTTTAAATCTGAAGTTACATCCGAGTATTTAGGTGAAGAAGTCGGTGTGATGCATGCTTGCGGACACGATACCCACATTGCCATTATGATGGGAACTGCAGAGGTTTTGGCCAAAAACAAGGATAAAATCCACGGAACCATCAAATTTATATTTCAGCCTGCCGAAGAAGGAGCACCTCCTGGGGAAGAAGGTGGTGCCGCGCTTATGGTAAAGGAAGGTGTACTTGAAAACCCGAAAGTGGATGCCATTTATGGGCTTCATATTGGTTCCTACCTACCTGTAGGGCACATTGCCTATAAACCAGGCGGAGCCTTGGCTGCCGCACAGCGATTTGTTGTCAAAATCAAAGGAAAACAATCCCACGGTTCCCAACCTTGGGGAGGAATCGACCCAATTTTTGTAGCCTCCAAAATTGTAGATGGCTACCAATCCATCATCAGCCGTGAATTGGAATTGACCAAGGAAGCTGCTGTAATCACCGTTGGAAAAATCAGTGGTGGTGTTCGTAACAACATTATTCCAGAAAGCGCAGAACTTATTGGAACCATCCGAACATTGGATTACGATATGCAAAAGCAAGTAAATGACCGAATGATAGAAATGGCAGAAACCATTGCCAAAGCGTATCGCGCCGAAGCAACTGTGGAAATTGCCAAAGGGGTGCCAATCACCTATAATGATACCGACTTGACCGCAGCATCGCTTCCAAGTCTTCAAGAAGTGGCCGGTGCCGAAAATGTACATTTGATCAAAGCCATAACTGGAGCTGAGGATTTTTCGTTCTACCAAGAAAAAATTCCAGGTTTCTTTTACATTTTGGGCGGTAAAGACCCAAACGCTGGTCCCGATGAGCATTTTCCCCACCACACGCCTGATTTCAAAATTGATGACAGCGGCCTGCAATTGGGCGTAAAAGCTATGACCGAAATTGCTTTGGATTATTTGGACAGAAGTAAATAG
- a CDS encoding IS110 family transposase: METELNFIGIDVSKDTLDICLLSERSRSFIVKNREKDIARFFNALLEENISYHICAENTGKYTWSLMSVLADMDCDFYVVNPLHLKRSLGLVRGKNDKVDAVRIAHFIKKNYTETKTYVQKRNVIEDLQILLSERGFRINQRKQLKTKNKELMVLGNQKLAKHIIEQNNRLIKELTVQVKAIEQQVRALLKSDTKLNTLSRQLKSIPGVGDVLCWNILVKTNEFKSITQPRKLACYCGVAPFQNTSGTSIFGRNRVSNLADKSLKKLLHLGAMSAIRLENDLALYYKRKVNEGKNKMSVLNAVRNKIIHLIFALIKNQAFYQNRLVAS; the protein is encoded by the coding sequence ATTGTCAAAAACAGGGAAAAGGATATAGCCCGGTTCTTTAATGCCCTGTTGGAAGAGAACATAAGCTATCATATCTGTGCTGAGAACACAGGGAAATATACTTGGTCGTTAATGAGTGTCCTTGCTGATATGGATTGTGATTTTTATGTGGTAAATCCGTTGCACTTAAAGCGGAGCCTTGGACTTGTCAGGGGCAAAAACGATAAAGTAGATGCTGTTAGAATTGCACATTTTATAAAGAAGAACTACACTGAGACCAAAACCTATGTCCAAAAGAGAAACGTTATCGAAGACCTTCAGATCCTTTTGTCCGAGAGAGGTTTTAGAATCAACCAAAGAAAACAACTAAAGACCAAGAACAAAGAATTAATGGTTCTTGGGAATCAAAAATTGGCCAAGCACATAATTGAACAGAACAACAGATTGATCAAAGAATTGACTGTTCAAGTAAAGGCCATTGAACAGCAGGTCAGGGCCCTTCTGAAATCGGACACCAAGCTAAATACATTGAGCAGGCAATTAAAATCCATTCCCGGTGTTGGCGATGTCCTGTGCTGGAACATTCTTGTGAAGACAAATGAATTTAAGAGCATAACCCAACCAAGGAAATTAGCTTGTTACTGTGGTGTGGCACCTTTTCAAAACACCTCCGGAACATCTATATTTGGGCGGAACAGGGTGTCGAACTTAGCTGATAAATCGTTGAAAAAATTATTGCACCTTGGTGCAATGAGCGCTATCAGGTTAGAAAATGACCTGGCCCTTTATTACAAGAGAAAGGTAAATGAGGGCAAAAACAAAATGAGTGTCTTAAACGCCGTAAGGAACAAAATCATCCACCTTATTTTTGCACTAATAAAAAACCAAGCTTTTTATCAAAATCGTTTGGTTGCGTCATAG